In a genomic window of Desulfopila inferna:
- a CDS encoding cache domain-containing protein, producing MKKNIWQRMNIGPRRISLSSSPFYASAAVIISLGVFMAIFWAFNEYEAYNESIENIRQSYDARYRERVREEVEKVIDFVEYRRSQAVQRIESEIRDRVQSAYSISSHMYSRHKDEMAEIELKDLVVEVLRPIRWSNGRGYYFAGGVESGIIDLYGDDPFYEGKSRFSPELREARKKFRDITGIVKEKGAGIYRYNWTKPEAVGRVYPKISFVKYFKPFDWYIGAGIYIDDLEKTLQDDVLARIQNIRFGRDGEILGFRFDGTIICHRDERFIGRSISDFGDDQEYKFGSEMWQKGISTDAEGFVRYVSSKDSQDVKNNRNLAYVKAYDSWGWIFVATMSMDDMEQAIEKERKTYLRINFENITLFISLFIVAVSLMLLFAYFYSLRIKHGISLFTNFLRRAVDEKNRIEDTHLAFTEFEDLRYLANQMVDDLSQKELLIRRDELRLDTLLQLGMMEDRCFQDKYEFILERIVRITRSEGGYLALVNTAQTHLNLYCCYEISAEGEGKTIQVSGISRPLEQAGLPGKAVIRGEAVVCNGYPGTQQLFPYKRMVHRHLNVPIYNSGKIVIVAGVYNNGRDYDTSDIRQMTMLLDGLWLHVLKVCAEEEMTRLERQIIAVSEEERSTIGRDLHDDLGSHLSGVELLCMVLQKKLKQDAPDKVEELDAIRNLIREAIEITRRLAQGLYPVHVVEHGLESSFGELKVEIENLFDLQCNLIIDIDDEQMDPSRAIHLYYITREAVFNAARHGRPLNIEIHLLIEKRRLSLKIDDDGCGFKEKSTQLGIGLHTMKYRAKAIGASLVVESKVGQGTSISLEGEK from the coding sequence ATGAAAAAAAACATATGGCAGAGGATGAATATCGGCCCCCGAAGAATTTCTCTTTCCTCGTCTCCCTTCTACGCCTCCGCTGCGGTGATTATATCGCTTGGTGTTTTTATGGCTATTTTCTGGGCATTTAATGAATATGAAGCCTATAACGAGAGTATCGAGAATATCAGGCAGAGCTATGATGCCCGCTATCGTGAACGTGTTCGGGAGGAGGTGGAGAAGGTAATAGATTTCGTGGAGTACAGACGCTCGCAGGCGGTGCAGCGAATCGAAAGTGAAATCCGTGACAGGGTCCAGTCCGCTTATTCAATCTCTTCGCACATGTACAGCAGGCACAAGGATGAAATGGCGGAGATAGAGCTTAAGGATCTTGTGGTTGAGGTACTGCGCCCGATCAGATGGAGTAACGGCAGGGGGTATTATTTTGCCGGCGGTGTTGAAAGCGGCATTATCGACCTGTATGGCGATGACCCGTTTTATGAAGGAAAGAGCCGGTTTTCTCCGGAACTGCGCGAGGCGCGTAAAAAATTTCGGGATATTACCGGGATCGTCAAGGAAAAAGGCGCTGGAATATATCGTTATAACTGGACCAAGCCCGAAGCAGTCGGCAGAGTATATCCCAAAATCTCATTCGTGAAATATTTCAAGCCATTTGACTGGTATATCGGAGCAGGGATCTATATAGACGATTTGGAAAAGACCCTGCAGGACGATGTCCTCGCGAGAATTCAGAATATTCGCTTCGGCAGGGATGGCGAGATTCTCGGTTTCCGTTTCGACGGCACCATAATATGTCATCGGGACGAACGTTTTATCGGGCGCTCCATTTCTGATTTTGGTGATGATCAGGAATATAAGTTTGGCAGTGAGATGTGGCAAAAAGGTATATCCACGGATGCTGAAGGTTTCGTGCGTTATGTCTCTTCCAAGGATTCTCAGGATGTTAAAAACAATCGTAATCTTGCCTATGTAAAGGCGTATGACAGCTGGGGTTGGATCTTTGTCGCAACAATGTCCATGGATGATATGGAGCAGGCCATCGAGAAAGAGCGCAAAACATATCTTCGTATTAATTTTGAAAATATCACTCTTTTCATCAGTCTCTTTATCGTAGCCGTCTCCCTGATGTTACTTTTTGCCTATTTCTACTCACTGAGAATCAAACACGGCATCAGCCTTTTCACCAATTTCTTAAGAAGAGCCGTTGATGAAAAGAACAGGATAGAGGACACCCATCTGGCCTTTACGGAATTTGAAGATCTGCGATACCTGGCCAATCAGATGGTGGATGATCTCTCCCAGAAAGAACTCCTGATCAGGCGGGATGAACTCCGGCTTGATACATTACTGCAACTCGGTATGATGGAAGATCGATGTTTCCAGGATAAATATGAGTTTATTTTGGAACGGATAGTCAGGATCACCCGCAGTGAAGGGGGGTATCTCGCGCTTGTCAACACGGCACAAACGCACCTCAATCTCTATTGCTGTTATGAAATATCAGCTGAAGGGGAAGGAAAAACCATCCAGGTGTCTGGTATTTCAAGACCGCTCGAGCAGGCAGGACTTCCCGGAAAAGCGGTGATCCGGGGAGAGGCGGTAGTCTGCAACGGGTATCCCGGTACACAGCAGCTCTTTCCTTATAAAAGGATGGTACATCGACATCTTAATGTGCCGATTTACAACAGCGGCAAGATTGTCATTGTTGCCGGTGTTTATAACAACGGCCGGGATTATGACACCTCTGACATCCGTCAGATGACAATGCTGCTTGACGGTCTCTGGCTTCATGTCCTGAAAGTTTGCGCCGAAGAGGAAATGACCAGATTGGAGCGTCAGATCATAGCGGTCAGCGAAGAAGAACGCAGCACCATCGGCAGGGATCTTCACGACGATCTCGGTTCTCATCTCAGCGGGGTCGAATTGCTGTGCATGGTCCTGCAGAAAAAGTTGAAACAGGATGCCCCCGATAAGGTGGAAGAACTTGACGCTATCAGAAATCTGATCCGGGAGGCCATTGAAATAACCAGGAGACTTGCTCAGGGGTTATACCCGGTTCATGTGGTGGAACATGGTCTTGAATCATCCTTCGGTGAATTGAAGGTGGAGATTGAAAATCTTTTTGATCTGCAGTGCAATTTAATTATAGATATTGACGATGAACAGATGGATCCCTCGAGGGCTATCCATCTGTATTATATTACCAGAGAGGCTGTCTTCAATGCCGCCAGACATGGACGTCCACTGAATATTGAAATACATCTGCTCATTGAAAAGCGACGGCTCAGTTTGAAAATTGACGATGACGGTTGTGGATTTAAAGAAAAGTCGACTCAGCTCGGCATCGGTCTGCATACCATGAAATACCGGGCCAAGGCTATAGGTGCAAGCCTCGTCGTCGAATCAAAAGTGGGCCAGGGCACCAGTATTTCGCTGGAAGGAGAAAAGTAA
- a CDS encoding CBS domain-containing protein, which yields MQIITTHLNADFDGLASMIAAKKLYPEAIMAFSGSQEKNVRDFIGENLAYRYDFQKLKSIDLTKVTQLIVVDNRSSARLGPISRCLENKNLSIHIYDHHPKNPGDMVGELQVIEDVGSTATILMRLLKEKNIEVTEDEATIFCLGIYEDTGSLTHTTTTPQDLRTVAWLLEKGAKLDLVSQFITYELTTQQVQLLGELMKTANSYVIQNIPIVVVTLTLRDYIDDFALIVRRFMNMENLDTLFALISMAGRIYLIARSRIPDVNVGLVARDFGGGGHASAASATVRNMTLIEAQEKLIMILHRHVRPQPVAEEMMSRPVITIPTTTTIAEAKDILTRYNITVLPVVPKPRETGADKGQIVAGTISRRVVEKAIHHDLGHLPVSDYMTSDIETLPLKATLADIQELIIEHRQRLLPVIHENKLVGIITRTDLLNRLVNDPANMPKNLLHEADYPSLERTRNLNSIMVERLGKGVISLLRNIGEVADVLSFKAYAVGGFVRDLLLKKPNFDLDIVIEGEGIEYAKALAARLGGRVIMHERFATAKVLLPDGMKIDIATARLEYYEYPAALPTIELSSLKLDLFRRDFTINAMAVQLNSRSFGTLNDFFNCQNDLKYKSIKVLHNLSFVEDPTRIFRAIRLEKRMDFTIAKHTERLMRNAVKMELFGKADDPRFFTEIKIILSEEDPIPAIERLAEFDLFRFLWPDLKPYLKIDRRFHHILTQAHRAISWFKLLYLRDNLETWMVYLLAIMGRSGTRELQSFCTRFNIPRKISSTLILQKERSDKVADLLLRRRIMNNSELYWIFEELSNESLLYLMAIARKNHIKRYISNYVTTLRQVKPFTTGKKLEKMGYTPGPLFKLILNDLLSAKLDNLVQTERDERAFLREHYPL from the coding sequence ATGCAAATTATAACCACCCATCTCAATGCCGATTTTGACGGTCTGGCTTCTATGATAGCTGCAAAAAAGCTCTATCCCGAAGCCATAATGGCCTTCTCTGGATCTCAGGAAAAGAATGTCCGCGATTTTATAGGAGAAAACCTCGCCTATCGTTACGACTTTCAAAAGTTGAAAAGTATCGATCTCACCAAAGTGACACAGCTCATTGTCGTCGATAACCGTTCCTCCGCCCGTCTAGGTCCAATCAGCCGCTGTCTTGAAAATAAAAACCTGTCCATTCATATATACGATCATCACCCGAAAAATCCCGGAGATATGGTTGGTGAACTGCAGGTTATTGAGGATGTCGGCTCTACCGCCACCATTCTAATGAGGCTCCTCAAGGAAAAAAACATTGAAGTCACAGAGGATGAGGCAACAATTTTCTGCCTTGGAATCTACGAAGACACCGGCTCCCTGACCCATACCACCACTACTCCTCAGGATCTCCGAACGGTTGCCTGGCTTCTCGAAAAGGGGGCCAAGCTTGATCTTGTCTCTCAATTTATCACCTATGAACTGACGACGCAGCAAGTTCAGCTGCTGGGTGAATTGATGAAGACCGCGAACAGCTATGTCATCCAGAATATTCCCATAGTGGTGGTAACCCTGACCCTGAGAGACTATATCGATGACTTTGCCCTCATTGTCAGGCGTTTCATGAACATGGAAAATCTTGATACCCTTTTTGCCCTGATATCAATGGCCGGCAGGATTTATCTCATCGCCAGAAGCAGAATACCGGATGTCAACGTCGGTCTGGTGGCCCGGGATTTCGGCGGAGGAGGTCACGCTTCCGCGGCATCGGCGACGGTACGCAACATGACCCTGATCGAGGCGCAGGAAAAGCTCATCATGATCCTGCACAGACATGTCCGTCCCCAGCCTGTTGCCGAAGAGATGATGTCCCGGCCCGTCATAACTATCCCCACCACAACCACCATCGCCGAAGCCAAGGATATTCTGACGCGCTATAACATCACGGTTCTCCCCGTGGTTCCCAAACCTCGGGAGACCGGTGCGGATAAGGGGCAGATTGTGGCCGGCACCATATCGAGAAGGGTGGTGGAGAAAGCCATTCATCATGACCTCGGCCACCTGCCCGTGAGCGATTACATGACCTCCGATATTGAAACTCTCCCGCTCAAGGCAACACTGGCTGATATTCAGGAACTTATCATCGAGCATCGCCAGCGCCTTCTGCCGGTCATACATGAGAATAAACTGGTCGGGATCATTACCCGCACGGATCTGCTCAACAGGCTGGTCAACGACCCGGCCAACATGCCGAAGAACCTGCTGCATGAGGCAGACTATCCATCCCTGGAAAGAACCAGGAATCTCAACTCAATCATGGTCGAACGTCTCGGCAAAGGGGTTATCAGTCTGCTGCGCAACATAGGCGAAGTGGCCGATGTGCTGAGCTTCAAGGCCTATGCAGTCGGCGGTTTCGTCCGTGATCTGCTCTTGAAGAAGCCCAATTTTGATCTGGATATAGTTATTGAAGGAGAGGGCATAGAGTATGCGAAAGCGCTGGCAGCAAGACTCGGGGGGCGAGTCATTATGCATGAACGCTTTGCTACTGCCAAGGTGCTGCTCCCGGACGGCATGAAAATCGATATCGCCACGGCACGGTTGGAATACTATGAGTATCCGGCGGCGCTACCCACCATAGAGCTCTCATCCTTAAAACTTGACCTTTTTCGCCGCGACTTTACCATAAATGCCATGGCCGTTCAGCTCAACAGTCGGAGCTTTGGAACCCTCAATGATTTCTTCAACTGCCAGAATGACCTGAAATACAAATCTATAAAGGTTCTCCATAATCTCAGCTTCGTTGAGGATCCAACCCGCATCTTCAGGGCGATCAGACTGGAAAAACGAATGGATTTTACCATCGCCAAGCATACCGAACGGCTGATGCGCAATGCCGTCAAGATGGAACTCTTCGGCAAAGCCGACGATCCTCGTTTTTTCACTGAGATAAAGATAATCCTCTCTGAAGAGGATCCCATCCCTGCGATCGAAAGGCTTGCGGAGTTTGATCTTTTCCGCTTTCTCTGGCCTGATCTCAAACCATATCTTAAAATCGACAGACGTTTTCATCACATATTGACCCAGGCGCACAGGGCCATTTCCTGGTTCAAGCTACTCTACCTCAGGGATAATCTGGAAACCTGGATGGTCTATCTCCTTGCCATCATGGGGAGATCCGGAACCAGAGAGCTACAGTCGTTTTGTACACGGTTCAATATTCCCCGGAAAATCTCCTCAACGCTTATTCTCCAGAAAGAACGCAGTGATAAGGTTGCCGATCTCCTGCTGCGCCGCAGGATCATGAACAACAGTGAACTCTATTGGATTTTTGAAGAACTGAGCAATGAAAGCCTTCTTTATCTTATGGCGATTGCGAGAAAAAATCACATTAAACGATATATCTCCAACTATGTCACCACACTGCGCCAGGTCAAACCCTTCACCACCGGTAAAAAACTCGAAAAAATGGGATACACCCCCGGCCCTCTTTTTAAATTAATCCTCAATGACCTGCTGAGTGCCAAACTTGACAATCTGGTACAGACCGAAAGGGACGAAAGGGCTTTTCTGCGGGAGCATTACCCTTTATGA
- a CDS encoding site-2 protease family protein, whose product MTEILTKIVLLAPPILLALTLHEFAHGYVAYRLGDPTAKTSGRLTLNPISHLDPFGTLAFFLINIGWAKPVPVNGAYFRNPRKDMLWVALAGPVTNLILAIASALVAKFLYQMLYILPDSGIIPAIIAPLFEMIKASIWINLVLCIFNFLPIPPLDGSRILMGLLPDKMAETFSSFERYGFVLILILAFTGILSKMIFPVIQFAGNLLLS is encoded by the coding sequence ATGACCGAAATTCTCACAAAGATAGTACTGCTGGCGCCGCCGATACTGCTGGCCCTGACGCTTCACGAGTTTGCCCATGGCTATGTTGCCTACAGGCTGGGCGACCCGACAGCTAAGACCTCAGGAAGATTGACATTGAACCCGATAAGTCACCTCGATCCCTTCGGTACACTGGCCTTTTTCCTCATCAATATCGGCTGGGCAAAACCGGTTCCGGTTAATGGCGCGTATTTCAGGAATCCCCGGAAAGATATGCTCTGGGTGGCTCTTGCCGGTCCGGTCACCAATCTAATTCTCGCTATTGCCAGTGCTCTTGTCGCCAAATTCCTGTACCAGATGTTGTATATTCTGCCCGACTCAGGGATCATCCCAGCCATAATCGCGCCTCTGTTTGAAATGATCAAAGCATCCATCTGGATCAATCTGGTTCTTTGCATCTTCAACTTTCTACCGATACCACCACTTGACGGCAGCCGTATCCTCATGGGCCTCCTGCCTGATAAAATGGCTGAAACATTCTCCTCTTTCGAGAGATATGGCTTTGTTCTCATTCTTATTCTGGCTTTTACCGGGATCCTTTCAAAAATGATCTTCCCCGTGATTCAATTTGCCGGTAACCTGCTGCTCTCCTGA
- a CDS encoding ABC transporter substrate-binding protein — translation MITRRSISVPVVSLIVAFSIVFTVPAMSDEPLLAVKHQPIVLGQSCALSGPAQNLGLELRAGLLAAFSKKNDEGGIRGRDILLISRDDGYEPDRAIRNIRSFIEKHNVFMIIGEVGTPTSKAVIPLIEQHEVPFFGPFTGAEFLREPFRKNIINVRGSYYQEMEKLASYLIDEKKISRIACFYQNDSYGLDGLQGIRQALKRRGMKLVSEGTYERNTVAVMGGLRDVHKGNPEAIVLVGAYSACAEFIKLSKVKEEGERIYCSISFVGTESLQKALGRYAENVIVSQVVPNPRDSSLPLIKEYLEAMSKYQHDVPISFTSLEGYIAGKLFSEIATHVQGELTRKNFVDTMESIGRFDLGGLVLSFGEKDHQGLDEIYLTRIMPTIQVIETAVQ, via the coding sequence ATGATCACACGAAGGAGCATTTCAGTTCCAGTCGTATCTTTGATAGTGGCTTTTTCCATTGTTTTCACGGTGCCGGCCATGAGCGATGAGCCTCTACTGGCAGTAAAACATCAGCCAATAGTCCTGGGGCAGTCCTGTGCCCTGTCGGGCCCCGCTCAAAATCTTGGTTTGGAATTGCGGGCCGGCCTGTTGGCCGCCTTTTCCAAGAAAAACGATGAAGGTGGAATTCGGGGTAGAGATATTCTCCTTATCAGTAGAGATGATGGCTATGAACCCGACAGGGCAATAAGGAATATCCGGTCCTTCATCGAAAAACACAACGTGTTTATGATAATAGGTGAGGTCGGCACCCCCACATCAAAGGCGGTAATTCCGTTAATTGAGCAACATGAAGTGCCGTTTTTCGGTCCGTTTACCGGTGCAGAATTTCTGCGTGAACCATTCAGGAAGAATATTATCAATGTCAGGGGCAGTTATTATCAGGAGATGGAAAAGCTGGCCTCATATCTCATCGATGAAAAAAAGATCAGCAGAATAGCCTGCTTTTATCAGAACGACAGTTACGGGCTTGACGGCCTGCAGGGCATCAGACAAGCTCTTAAAAGAAGAGGGATGAAACTGGTCTCCGAAGGGACTTATGAACGCAATACCGTGGCGGTCATGGGAGGATTGCGGGATGTGCATAAGGGTAACCCGGAGGCCATAGTTCTGGTTGGGGCCTACTCGGCCTGCGCTGAATTTATCAAACTGAGCAAGGTCAAGGAGGAGGGCGAAAGGATCTACTGCAGCATTTCTTTTGTCGGTACCGAGAGTCTGCAGAAGGCTCTCGGCCGTTATGCCGAAAACGTGATTGTCTCTCAAGTGGTTCCCAATCCCCGGGACTCTTCCCTTCCTCTGATTAAGGAATATCTCGAAGCGATGAGCAAATACCAGCATGATGTGCCCATCAGCTTCACTTCTCTTGAAGGCTACATCGCCGGGAAACTCTTCTCTGAAATTGCCACTCATGTCCAGGGAGAGTTGACCAGGAAGAATTTTGTGGACACTATGGAATCCATTGGCCGCTTCGACCTCGGCGGACTCGTCCTCAGCTTTGGTGAGAAAGATCATCAGGGTCTGGATGAGATTTATCTGACCAGAATAATGCCCACTATCCAAGTCATCGAAACAGCAGTGCAATAA
- the fdhD gene encoding formate dehydrogenase accessory sulfurtransferase FdhD, with the protein MMSSQVTVPHKTIVVTPQGREEREELLALETPYTVALNDRDIGSSMVLPVGLEEFGVGFLFGQGFIKRPQEVVEVLVCPDGRISVYADVDETSNHEVIITSGCGGTGKISREMLEGAFEPLQEATITFPEIKDFILSVLQISPLGAQTHCVHGCGLWAEGKLQVFHEDVGRHNAVDKVLGAILLGNAPANGAIYTTGRLTSDMVLKCARIGIPIIMSRTAPSSLGLAIAKRAGATLAAYARPERLNIFHGIERIKV; encoded by the coding sequence ATGATGAGCAGTCAAGTAACAGTACCTCATAAAACGATAGTAGTGACGCCGCAGGGCAGAGAGGAGCGGGAAGAACTTCTCGCCCTGGAAACTCCCTATACCGTGGCCTTGAATGACCGCGACATCGGCTCGTCCATGGTCCTGCCCGTGGGACTGGAAGAGTTCGGAGTAGGTTTTCTTTTTGGTCAGGGCTTCATCAAACGGCCGCAAGAGGTGGTCGAGGTTCTGGTTTGCCCCGATGGCCGTATCTCCGTGTATGCCGATGTCGATGAGACTTCAAACCATGAAGTTATAATCACCTCCGGCTGCGGCGGCACTGGAAAAATCTCCAGGGAAATGCTGGAAGGCGCCTTTGAACCGCTCCAGGAGGCCACGATCACCTTTCCGGAAATCAAAGATTTCATCCTTTCCGTCCTGCAGATATCACCGCTTGGGGCTCAGACGCACTGCGTTCATGGGTGCGGTCTCTGGGCAGAGGGAAAGCTACAGGTCTTCCACGAGGATGTCGGCAGGCATAATGCCGTCGACAAGGTGCTGGGAGCCATCCTCCTGGGTAATGCCCCGGCAAACGGGGCGATTTACACCACAGGCAGGCTTACCTCAGATATGGTGTTGAAATGTGCACGCATCGGAATACCGATAATAATGTCTAGAACCGCGCCATCTTCTCTCGGCCTGGCCATTGCCAAAAGGGCGGGAGCAACACTTGCAGCTTACGCCAGGCCGGAGAGGCTCAATATATTTCATGGGATTGAACGTATAAAGGTATAG
- the rpsU gene encoding 30S ribosomal protein S21, translating into MEVEVRGDLEYAIRQLKKKLQIDGIKRELKRREYYEKPSVKKRRKQAEARRKLRKFNRMKKSF; encoded by the coding sequence ATAGAAGTCGAAGTTCGTGGAGACCTTGAGTACGCTATTAGACAGTTAAAGAAAAAGCTTCAGATCGACGGCATCAAGCGAGAACTGAAGCGCCGCGAATATTATGAAAAGCCCAGTGTTAAGAAACGTCGCAAGCAGGCTGAAGCTCGGCGTAAGCTCCGTAAGTTTAACCGTATGAAGAAAAGTTTCTGA
- the xerD gene encoding site-specific tyrosine recombinase XerD: MDVAPFCSHHYTIPIDKREKTPLPELFDALQEQFYRYLITERRLSDNSVSAYVADIQGFLSFICQNKITRLNNVDIAVIHRYLERARKNRISHRTNARRISALKTFFIFLLQERIVTFNPFYSIDLPKSGRTLPKALTIEEVGNLLKAPAVSTPISQRNRTMVYLLYSTGLRVTELVQLPLRACNISSGFVRVMGKGGKERLIPFGEAAKTQLENYLGNARAHILGGKRSNFLFVTNRGGAMTRLRFWQILRGIATAAGISKNISPHMLRHSFATHLLAHGADLRAVQLMLGHSDITTTQIYTHIDQDRLKDIHKKFHPRG, translated from the coding sequence GTGGACGTTGCTCCTTTTTGTAGCCACCACTATACTATACCGATCGACAAAAGAGAAAAAACACCTCTGCCTGAATTGTTTGATGCCCTGCAGGAACAGTTCTACCGGTACCTGATCACGGAGAGACGGCTATCAGACAATAGCGTATCAGCTTATGTTGCTGATATTCAAGGATTTCTTAGCTTCATCTGCCAAAATAAAATTACCCGCCTCAACAACGTTGATATTGCTGTCATCCACCGCTACCTCGAACGCGCCCGAAAAAACAGAATATCTCATCGCACCAATGCCAGGCGCATATCTGCCCTGAAAACCTTTTTTATCTTTCTCCTGCAGGAAAGGATTGTCACTTTCAATCCCTTCTACTCAATTGACCTGCCGAAGAGCGGACGGACATTGCCCAAGGCCTTGACCATCGAAGAGGTCGGCAATCTGCTGAAAGCGCCTGCTGTCTCTACTCCAATAAGTCAGAGAAACCGGACTATGGTCTACCTGCTCTACTCCACGGGACTGCGGGTGACGGAACTGGTGCAATTGCCGCTGAGGGCATGCAATATCAGCTCTGGCTTTGTCAGGGTAATGGGAAAAGGCGGAAAAGAACGTCTTATACCTTTTGGGGAGGCGGCAAAGACACAGCTTGAAAACTACCTCGGCAATGCACGGGCTCATATTCTCGGCGGCAAACGTAGCAATTTCCTTTTTGTCACCAACCGGGGCGGTGCCATGACCCGGCTGCGATTCTGGCAGATTCTCAGAGGAATTGCCACAGCTGCAGGCATCAGCAAAAACATCTCCCCGCACATGCTGCGTCATTCTTTTGCCACTCATCTGCTCGCCCATGGTGCCGATCTGCGGGCTGTCCAACTTATGCTGGGCCACTCCGATATTACCACGACCCAGATCTACACCCATATAGACCAGGACAGGCTCAAGGATATCCATAAGAAATTTCATCCCCGGGGCTGA
- a CDS encoding D-alanine--D-alanine ligase family protein — MNRDGINLALLAGGRSGEREVSLMGAEGVEKALDQKKFNVTRYDPLTDLARIAADAGKIDFAFILLHGLWGEDGTMQGFLDLLDIPYQGSGVIGSALAMDKNLAKELYKLHGLPVAPWRIIETAKEYSAEEIVAALGLPLVVKPVSDGSSLGMTIVRDVSELAAGIAIAQQHGGRAMVESFVRGREVTVGVLGNDAPVALPLVEIIPGKDFEFFNYDAKYQPGATREVCPAEVDSELTRRAQEFGVTAHKALQLRGYSRTDMIISEAGDLFLLETNTIPGMTPTSLFPQAASAYGLSFSAMLEKLIELGLEGR, encoded by the coding sequence ATGAATCGAGACGGAATAAACCTGGCATTACTCGCTGGAGGCCGCTCGGGAGAGCGGGAAGTTTCCTTAATGGGAGCAGAAGGGGTCGAGAAGGCACTTGACCAAAAAAAATTCAATGTGACCCGGTATGATCCTTTAACGGATTTGGCAAGAATAGCAGCAGATGCCGGAAAAATCGATTTTGCATTTATCCTGCTGCATGGCCTGTGGGGAGAGGATGGTACCATGCAGGGTTTTCTCGATCTCCTGGATATTCCTTATCAGGGGTCGGGAGTGATCGGAAGCGCTCTGGCCATGGATAAGAATCTGGCAAAGGAACTTTACAAACTTCATGGATTACCGGTAGCTCCATGGCGTATTATTGAGACTGCCAAAGAGTATTCAGCTGAAGAAATTGTTGCCGCTCTGGGGCTGCCCCTGGTGGTCAAGCCTGTATCTGACGGCTCAAGCCTGGGCATGACCATCGTTCGGGATGTTTCGGAACTTGCGGCGGGTATAGCAATAGCACAGCAGCATGGCGGGAGAGCCATGGTTGAGAGTTTTGTCCGGGGCAGGGAGGTAACTGTGGGGGTTTTGGGCAATGATGCCCCTGTGGCATTACCGCTTGTCGAGATTATTCCCGGAAAGGATTTTGAATTTTTTAATTACGACGCCAAATATCAGCCCGGCGCAACCCGAGAGGTCTGTCCGGCGGAGGTTGACTCCGAGCTGACTCGGCGGGCTCAGGAATTCGGGGTGACTGCACATAAGGCACTGCAGCTGAGAGGATATTCCCGCACCGATATGATCATTTCCGAGGCGGGGGATCTTTTTCTCCTGGAGACCAATACGATACCCGGCATGACGCCTACCAGTCTTTTCCCACAGGCGGCATCTGCGTATGGCCTGAGTTTTTCGGCAATGCTCGAAAAACTCATTGAACTAGGACTTGAGGGAAGATAA
- a CDS encoding carbohydrate kinase family protein, with protein sequence MKIILSGSLAYDRIMDFPELFSDHLLPDKLDEINISFMVNGVTENFGGTAGNIAYALKLMGGDPEISATIGFDHHRYFKWLQKNGISSEHIHIVEDEWTAGAYITTDRKDNQITGFNPGAMKYSSRLNFDTLDRDSLLVISPGNLEDMVEYPKKAKERDLKYIFDPGQALPMLQKEELLNCIDGCMLLMVNDYEMNLIQKKTGLAREEIIARSGSTIVTLGHEGSRLHNNGSAVKIPVFPGTKATDPTGAGDAYRGGLLSGLVEGKTLEESCILGSVCASFAVEHYGTQVYSFSREEFNTRLSLH encoded by the coding sequence ATGAAAATAATACTCTCCGGATCTCTGGCCTATGATAGAATTATGGACTTTCCGGAACTTTTTTCCGACCATCTCCTTCCCGACAAGCTGGATGAAATCAACATCAGCTTCATGGTCAATGGCGTCACCGAAAACTTTGGCGGAACAGCCGGAAATATAGCATACGCCCTAAAGCTTATGGGTGGTGATCCTGAAATCAGTGCCACCATTGGTTTCGATCATCACCGCTACTTCAAGTGGCTGCAAAAAAACGGCATCTCTTCCGAACATATTCACATTGTCGAGGATGAATGGACGGCCGGAGCCTATATTACCACCGATAGAAAGGACAACCAGATTACCGGATTCAACCCCGGTGCCATGAAATATTCATCCAGGTTGAACTTCGATACTCTCGACCGGGACTCCCTGCTGGTAATATCTCCTGGAAATCTCGAGGATATGGTCGAATATCCCAAAAAGGCAAAAGAGAGGGATCTCAAATACATTTTTGATCCAGGCCAGGCCCTGCCCATGTTGCAGAAAGAGGAACTGCTGAATTGCATAGACGGCTGCATGCTCCTGATGGTCAACGACTACGAAATGAATCTGATCCAGAAAAAAACCGGCCTTGCCAGAGAAGAAATCATAGCTCGTTCCGGCTCCACGATTGTCACTCTGGGTCATGAAGGCTCGCGTCTCCACAACAATGGTTCAGCCGTAAAAATTCCCGTTTTTCCGGGAACCAAAGCCACCGATCCGACGGGAGCGGGTGATGCTTACCGGGGCGGGCTCTTAAGCGGTCTGGTTGAAGGAAAAACTCTCGAGGAGAGCTGTATTCTTGGCAGTGTCTGTGCATCGTTTGCCGTGGAACATTACGGAACACAGGTGTATTCATTCTCCAGAGAAGAATTCAACACCAGGCTTAGCCTGCATTAA